The Sagittula stellata E-37 sequence CCGGCAGAGTCCTTGTCGATCTCCAGCGCCTCGGCCACGACGCAGTTGTCGTTGTCGGCATAGGACACCGCGACGTCTAGGATCTGCAGATCCTGACCTGCGGAAACCGCAACCACGAAGGGCGGCACGCCCTGGCTGACGGACAGGTTCACGTCACCGGAAGCCATCGCGGCGCTCATCGCGGTCCCTGTGTCGAAGCTGACCCAGTTGACGTCCACGCCCATCGCCTCTTCGTACATGCCTTCGGCCTTCGCGTACTGGAAGGGCATTGGCCATTCGAGGAAGTAGCCAACGGTGATTTCTTCGGCCTGCGCCATCCCTGCCATGACGGCCATACCGGCCACGGCGCCCAGAAGGGTCTTTTTCATCGATACATCTCCCGTGTTGTCCCCGTCCTTGCGGGGGCTTTACGCGGGTCCGGCCCGCGGACGCCTCGCTTCGGACGCCGCGTCCGATCCGACCAGCAAACAGGCAGCCGATCAACGATTTTTCGGACAGACCTTGTACCCCATAGGTTCTGCGCACCCTGACCGGCCTCGAATTATTCTGGCAACCACCTGAGATTCATGAGAAATCGATTCCGTGCGCAACCGGCAAGCGACAAACTGGCACCATATGAGCGCCTCAACTGGCCCTATAAGCCGCTCAAAATTACGGCCAACTGGATCAAATCCCGCCTCTTAAGGAGTCTCTCACGATGATGGACGGCACCTACTCCCAGAACGATCTTTCCCACGTGGTGGATGCAGACAAGGCCCACGTCTGGCACCACCTTGTGCAGCACAAGCCCTTCGAGACGAAGGACCCGAATATCATCATCGAGGGCAAGGGCATGCGCGTCTGGAACCAGGCGGGCAAGGAACACCTCGACGCCGTGTCCGGCGGTGTCTGGACGGTCAACGTGGGCTACGGCCGCGAGCGGATTGCAAAGGCGGTCTACGACCAGCTCATGCGGCTGAACTACTTTGCGGGCTCTGCCGGATCGGTGCCCGGCGCGCTCTTTGCCGAAAAGCTGATCGAGAAGATGCCGGGGATGACCCGCGTCTACTACACGAACTCGGGCTCGGAGGCGAACGAGAAGGCCTTCAAGATGATCCGCCAGATCGCGCACAAGCGTCATGGCGGCAAGAAGCACAAGATCCTGTACCGCGACCGCGATTATCACGGCACGACCATCGGTTGCCTGTCGGCGGGCGGTCAGGACGAGCGCAACGCGCAATACGGCCCCTTCACTCCCGGGTTCGTCCGCGTCCCGCATTGTCTCGAATACCGCAAGCACGAGCAGGACGGCGCGCCGGTCGAGAACTACGGCGAGTGGGCCGCGGAGCAGATCGAAAAGGTCATCCTCGCCGAGGGGCCGGACACTGTGGGTGGGCTCTGCCTTGAGCCGGTGACCGCAGGCGGCGGCGTGATCGCACCGCCGGAGGGCTACTGGCAGAAGGTGCAGGAGATCTGCCGCAAGTACGATGTGTTGCTGCACATCGACGAAGTGGTCTGCGGCGTGGGCCGGACCGGCACCTGGTTCGGCTACCAGCACTACGGCATCGAGCCCGACTTCGTGACCATGGCCAAGGGCGTCGCTTCCGGGTATGCGGCCATCGCCTGCATGGTCACGTCCGAGCGCGTCTTCGAGATGTTCAAGGACGATGCCACCGACCCGATGAACTACTTCCGCGATATCTCCACCTTCGGGGGCTGCACGGCAGGTCCGGCGGCCGCCATCGAGAACATGGCGATCATCGAGGAAGAGGGGCTGCTGGAGAACACAACGGACATGGGCGCCTACATGCTCGACCAGCTCAACGCGCTGGCCGACCGGCACAAGGTCATCGGCGACGTGCGCGGCA is a genomic window containing:
- a CDS encoding aspartate aminotransferase family protein; its protein translation is MDGTYSQNDLSHVVDADKAHVWHHLVQHKPFETKDPNIIIEGKGMRVWNQAGKEHLDAVSGGVWTVNVGYGRERIAKAVYDQLMRLNYFAGSAGSVPGALFAEKLIEKMPGMTRVYYTNSGSEANEKAFKMIRQIAHKRHGGKKHKILYRDRDYHGTTIGCLSAGGQDERNAQYGPFTPGFVRVPHCLEYRKHEQDGAPVENYGEWAAEQIEKVILAEGPDTVGGLCLEPVTAGGGVIAPPEGYWQKVQEICRKYDVLLHIDEVVCGVGRTGTWFGYQHYGIEPDFVTMAKGVASGYAAIACMVTSERVFEMFKDDATDPMNYFRDISTFGGCTAGPAAAIENMAIIEEEGLLENTTDMGAYMLDQLNALADRHKVIGDVRGKGLFLGAELVTDRQSKDVVPEAQVQAVVADCMAQGVIIGATNRSVPGRNNTLCFSPALIATKDDIDEIVSAVDGALGRIFA